The proteins below are encoded in one region of Equus przewalskii isolate Varuska chromosome 1, EquPr2, whole genome shotgun sequence:
- the KIF7 gene encoding kinesin-like protein KIF7 isoform X4 translates to MGLEAQRLPGAEEAPVRVALRVRPLLPKELLHGHQSCLRVEPGHGRVTLGRDRHFGFHVVLDEDAGQEAVYQACVQPLLEAFFEGFNATVFAYGQTGSGKTYTMGEASVASLHEDEQGIIPRAMAEAFKLIDENDLLDCLVHVSYLEVYKEEFRDLLEVGTASRDIQLREDDRGNVVLCGVKEVDVEGLDEVLSLLEMGNAARHTGATHLNHLSSRSHTVFTVTLEQRGRTPSRLPRPAAGQLLLSKFHFVDLAGSERVLKTGSTGERLKESIQINSSLLALGNVISALGDPQRRGSHIPYRDSKITRILKDSLGGNAKTVMIACVSPSSSDFDETLNTLNYASRAQNIRNRATVNWRPEAERAPEEAAAGARGPPRHRSETRIIHRGRRGPGPAAASAAAAARLGAECARYRARTDAAYSLLRELQAEPGLPGAAARKVRDWLCAVEGERSALSSASGPDSGIESASAEERAAQAPGARKGAKGQEDEGALQLLALQSQVARLEEENRDFLAALEDAMEQYKLQSDRLREQQEEMAELRLRLELVRPGWGAPGLLQGLPPGSFVPRPHTAPLGGAHTRVLGMVPPACLPEDQVDPENWGEQVTDGREAGAKVLAEVDRLGSGSSAASEEEEEKEEEDLARRTLHLRRNGISRCSQRGGPRPGSPPDRKGSELHLEELGTAIPGSRAVAGSKAHARLRQGPAAMASEWRLAQAQQKIRELAINIRMKEELIGELVRTGKAAQALNRQHSQRIRELEQEAERVRAELSEGQRQLRELEGKEPQDAGERSQLQEFRKRVAAAQSQVQVLKEKKQATERLVSLSAQSERRLQELERNVQLMRQQQGQLQRRLREETEQKRRLETEMNKRQHRVKELELKHEQQQKILKIKTEEIAAFQRKRRSGSNGSVVSLEQQQIEEQKKWLDQEMEKVLQQRRALEELGEELHKREAILAKKEALMQEKTGLESKRLRSSQALNEDIVRVSSRLEHLEKELSEKSGQLRQGSAQSQQQIRGEIDTLRQEKDSLLKQRLEIDGKLRQGSLLSPEEERTLFQLDEAIEALDAAIEYKNEAITCRQRVLRASASLLSQCEMNLMAKLSYLSSSETRALLCKYFDKVVTLREEQHQQQVAFSELEMQVEEQQRLVYWLEVALERQRLEMDRQLTLQQKEHEQNIQLLLQQSRDHFGEGLADSKRLYETRIQALERELGRHMWINQELKQKLGSLSAASQSRGGEKRTPCLENRQPPGSEDELHPAPELWQCPLTEGAPRAREEMRDLVHAPLPLTWRRSSLCGGEEQGSSEELRPREAEPLAGRVLPMGEGGLPWNLGPLPKPRRELRRASPGMIDVRRNPL, encoded by the exons ATGGGTCTGGAGGCCCAGAGGCTGCCAGGGGCCGAGGAGGCCCCGGTGAGGGTGGCCCTTCGAGTCCGCCCGCTGCTGCCCAAGGAGCTGCTACACGGGCACCAGAGCTGCCTGAGGGTGGAGCCGGGGCACGGTCGCGTCACCCTGGGCCGAGACCGACACTTTGGCTTCCATGTGGTGCTGGACGAGGATGCCGGGCAGGAGGCAGTGTACCAGGCCTGCGTGCAGCCCCTTCTCGAGGCTTTCTTTGAGGGTTTCAATGCCACCGTCTTTGCCTACGGTCAGACAGGCTCTGGGAAGACGTACACCATGGGGGAGGCCAGTGTGG cctccctccatgAGGATGAGCAGGGCATCATCCCCCGGGCCATGGCCGAGGCCTTCAAGCTCATCGATGAGAACGACCTGCTTGACTGTCTCGTGCACGTGTCCTACCTGGAAGTGTACAAGGAGGAGTTCCGAGACCTGCTCGAGGTGGGCACCGCCAGCCGTGACATCCAGCTCCGGGAGGATGACCGTGGGAATGTTG TGCTGTGTGGGGTGAAGGAAGTGGACGTGGAGGGCCTGGACGAGGTGCTGAGTCTCCTGGAAATGGGCAACGCAGCGCGGCACACAGGCGCCACACACCTCAACCACCTCTCCAGCCGCTCACACACAGTCTTCACGGTGACCCTGGAGCAGCGGGGGCGCACCCCCAGCCGCCTGCCCCGCCCCGCTGCgggccagctcctcctctccAAGTTCCACTTCGTGGACCTGGCGGGCTCGGAGAGGGTGCTCAAGACAGGCAGCACAGGCGAGCGGCTCAAGGAGAGCATCCAGATCAACAGCAGCCTCCTGGCCCTGGGCAATGTCATCAGTGCCCTGGGTGACCCCCAGCGCCGCGGCAGCCACATCCCCTATCGGGACTCCAAGATCACCCG CATCCTCAAAGACTCGCTGGGGGGGAATGCCAAGACGGTGATGATCGCCTGcgtcagcccctcctcctccgaCTTCGACGAGACCCTCAACACCCTCAATTACGCCAGCCGCGCCCAGAACATCCGCAACCGCGCCACCGTCAACTGGCGGCCCGAGGCCGAGCGCGCGCCCGAGGAGGCGGCGGCCGGCGCGCGGGGGCCGCCGCGACACCGCTCGGAGACGCGCATCATCCACCGTGGCCGGCGCGGcccgggccccgccgccgcctccgccgcggccgccgcccgcCTGGGCGCCGAGTGCGCGCGCTACCGGGCCCGCACCGACGCCGCCTACAGTCTCCTGCGCGAGCTGCAGGCCGAGCCTGGGCTGCCCGGCGCCGCCGCCCGCAAGGTGCGCGACTGGCTGTGCGCCGTCGAGGGCGAGCGCAGCGCCCTGAGCTCCGCCTCCGGGCCCGACAGCGGCATCGAGAGCGCCTCGGCCGAGGAGCGGGCCGCGCAGGCGCCCGGCGCGCGCAAGGGGGCCAAGGGCCAG GAAGATGAGGGGGCGCTGCAGCTGCTGGCCCTGCAGAGCCAGGTGGCCCGGCTGGAGGAGGAGAACCGAGACTTTCTGGCCGCGCTGGAGGACGCCATGGAGCAGTACAAACTGCAG AGCGACCGCCTGCGTGAGCAGCAGGAGGAGATGGCGGAGCTGCGGCTGCGGCTAGAGCTGGTGCGGCCTGGCTGGGGTGCCCCGGGGCTCCTGCAGGGCCTGCCTCCGGGGTCCTTTGTGCCCCGGCCTCACACCGCCCCCCTGGGGGGTGCCCACACCCGTGTGCTGGGCATGGTgccccctgcctgccttcctgaagATCAAGTTGACCCTGAGAAttggggagag CAGGTGACAGATGGCAGGGAGGCTGGAGCCAAGGTGCTGGCGGAGGTAGACAGGCTGGGAAGTGGCTCTTCAGCTGCgtcggaggaggaggaggagaaggaggaggaggacctgGCCCGGCGGACCCTGCACCTGCGCAG gaacGGGATCAGCAGGTGCAGCCAGAGGGGGGGACCCCGCCCAGGGAGCCCGCCCGACAGGAAGGGCTCAGAGCTTCACCTTGAGGAGCTGGGCACAGCTATTCCAGGGTCCAGAG CAGTTGCTGGAAGCAAGGCCCACGCTCGGCTGCGCCAGGGCCCCGCTGCCATGGCCTCTGAGTGGCGGCTGGCCCAAGCCCAGCAGAAGATCCGGGAGCTGGCCATCAACATCCGCATGAAGGAGGAGCTCATTGGCGAGCTGGTCCGCACAG GGAAGGCGGCCCAGGCCCTGAACCGCCAGCACAGCCAGCGCATCCGGGAGCTGGAGCAGGAGGCCGAGCGGGTGCGGGCCGAGCTGAGCGAAGGCCAGAGGCAGCTGCGGGAGCTCGAGGGCAAGGAGCCCCAGGACGCTGGCGAGCGGTCCCAGCTGCAGGAGTTCCGCAAGAGGGTTGCTGCCGCCCAGAGCCAGGTGCAG GTGCTGAAGGAGAAGAAGCAGGCGACAGAGCGGCTGGTGTCACTGTCGGCGCAGAGCGAGAGGCGGCTGCAGGAGCTCGAGAGGAACGTGCAGCTCATGCGGCAGCAACAGGGGCAGCTGCAGAGGCGGCTGCGCGAGGAGACAGAGCAGAAGCGGCGCCTGGAGACGGAGATGAACAAGCGGCAGCACCGCGTCAAG GAGCTGGAGCTGAAGCACGAGCAGCAGCAGAAGATCCTGAAGATCAAGACGGAAGAGATTGCAGCGTTCCAGAGGAAGCGGCGCAGCGGCAGCAACGGCTCTGTGGTCAGCCTGGAGCAGCAGCAG ATCGAGGAGCAGAAGAAGTGGCTGGACCAGGAGATGGAGAAGGTCCTGCAGCAGCGGCGGGCgctggaggagctgggggaggagctCCACAAGCGGGAGGCCATCTTGGCCAAGAAGGAGGCCCTGATGCAGGAGAAGACAGGGCTGGAGAGCAAGCGCCTGCGGTCTAGCCAG GCCCTCAACGAGGACATTGTACGCGTGTCCAGTCGGCTGGAACACCTGGAGAAGGAGCTCTCGGAGAAGAGCGGGCAGCTGCGGCAGGGCAGCGCCCAGAGCCAGCAGCAGATCCGTGGGGAGATCGACACTCTGCGCCAGGAGAAGGACTCGCTGCTGAAGCAGCGCCTGGAGATCGACGGCAAGCTGCGACAGGGCAGCCTGCTGTCGCCCGAG GAGGAGCGGACGCTATTCCAGCTGGACGAGGCCATCGAGGCCCTGGACGCAGCCATCGAGTACAAGAACGAGGCCATCACGTGTCGCCAGCGGGTGCTGCGGGCCTCGGCCTCCTTGCTGTCCCAGTGTGAGATGAACCTCATGGCCAAGCTCAGCTACCTCTCGTCCTCCGAGACCAGGGCCCTGCTCTGCAAGTACTTTGACAAG GTGGTGACGCTCCGAGAggagcagcaccagcagcaggtTGCCTTCTCGGAGCTGGAGATGCAGGTCGAGGAGCAGCAGAGGCTGGTCTACTGGCTGGAGGTGGCCCTGGAGCGGCAGCGCCTGGAGATGGACCGCCAGCTGACCCTCCAGCAGAAGGAGCACGAGCAGAACATCCAGCTCCTCCTGCAGCAGAGTCGAG ACCACTTTGGTGAAGGGTTAGCAGACAGCAAGAGGCTGTATGAGACGAGGATCCAAGCtctggagagggagctgggccGCCACATGTGGATAAACCAGGAGCTGAAACAGAAGCTCGGTAGCTTGAGTGCTGCGAGCCAGAGCAGGG GTGGCGAGAAGAGGACCCCGTGCCTGGAGAACAGACAGCCGCCTGGAAGTGAAGATGAGCTCCACCCAGCACCTGAGCTTTGGCAGTGCCCCCTCACTGAGGGCGCCCCCCGAGCCCGGGAGGAGATGCGGGACTTGGTCCACGCACCGTTACCGCTGACGTGGAGACGCTCGAGCCTGTGCGGTGGCGAGGAGCAGGGTTCCTCTGAGGAGCTGCGGCCACGGGAGGCCGAACCCCTGGCGGGGCGGGTGCTCCCCATGGGTGAGGGCGGGCTGCCCTGGAACCTTGGGCCATTGCCCAAGCCCCGGCGCGAACTGCGGAGAGCCAGCCCGGGGATGATCGATGTCCGGAGAAACCCGCTCTAG
- the KIF7 gene encoding kinesin-like protein KIF7 isoform X7, with protein sequence MGLEAQRLPGAEEAPVRVALRVRPLLPKELLHGHQSCLRVEPGHGRVTLGRDRHFGFHVVLDEDAGQEAVYQACVQPLLEAFFEGFNATVFAYGQTGSGKTYTMGEASVASLHEDEQGIIPRAMAEAFKLIDENDLLDCLVHVSYLEVYKEEFRDLLEVGTASRDIQLREDDRGNVVLCGVKEVDVEGLDEVLSLLEMGNAARHTGATHLNHLSSRSHTVFTVTLEQRGRTPSRLPRPAAGQLLLSKFHFVDLAGSERVLKTGSTGERLKESIQINSSLLALGNVISALGDPQRRGSHIPYRDSKITRILKDSLGGNAKTVMIACVSPSSSDFDETLNTLNYASRAQNIRNRATVNWRPEAERAPEEAAAGARGPPRHRSETRIIHRGRRGPGPAAASAAAAARLGAECARYRARTDAAYSLLRELQAEPGLPGAAARKVRDWLCAVEGERSALSSASGPDSGIESASAEERAAQAPGARKGAKGQEDEGALQLLALQSQVARLEEENRDFLAALEDAMEQYKLQSDRLREQQEEMAELRLRLELVRPGWGAPGLLQGLPPGSFVPRPHTAPLGGAHTRVLGMVPPACLPEDQVDPENWGEVTDGREAGAKVLAEVDRLGSGSSAASEEEEEKEEEDLARRTLHLRRNGISRCSQRGGPRPGSPPDRKGSELHLEELGTAIPGSRVAGSKAHARLRQGPAAMASEWRLAQAQQKIRELAINIRMKEELIGELVRTGKAAQALNRQHSQRIRELEQEAERVRAELSEGQRQLRELEGKEPQDAGERSQLQEFRKRVAAAQSQVQVLKEKKQATERLVSLSAQSERRLQELERNVQLMRQQQGQLQRRLREETEQKRRLETEMNKRQHRVKELELKHEQQQKILKIKTEEIAAFQRKRRSGSNGSVVSLEQQQIEEQKKWLDQEMEKVLQQRRALEELGEELHKREAILAKKEALMQEKTGLESKRLRSSQALNEDIVRVSSRLEHLEKELSEKSGQLRQGSAQSQQQIRGEIDTLRQEKDSLLKQRLEIDGKLRQGSLLSPEEERTLFQLDEAIEALDAAIEYKNEAITCRQRVLRASASLLSQCEMNLMAKLSYLSSSETRALLCKYFDKVVTLREEQHQQQVAFSELEMQVEEQQRLVYWLEVALERQRLEMDRQLTLQQKEHEQNIQLLLQQSRDHFGEGLADSKRLYETRIQALERELGRHMWINQELKQKLGSLSAASQSRGGEKRTPCLENRQPPGSEDELHPAPELWQCPLTEGAPRAREEMRDLVHAPLPLTWRRSSLCGGEEQGSSEELRPREAEPLAGRVLPMGEGGLPWNLGPLPKPRRELRRASPGMIDVRRNPL encoded by the exons ATGGGTCTGGAGGCCCAGAGGCTGCCAGGGGCCGAGGAGGCCCCGGTGAGGGTGGCCCTTCGAGTCCGCCCGCTGCTGCCCAAGGAGCTGCTACACGGGCACCAGAGCTGCCTGAGGGTGGAGCCGGGGCACGGTCGCGTCACCCTGGGCCGAGACCGACACTTTGGCTTCCATGTGGTGCTGGACGAGGATGCCGGGCAGGAGGCAGTGTACCAGGCCTGCGTGCAGCCCCTTCTCGAGGCTTTCTTTGAGGGTTTCAATGCCACCGTCTTTGCCTACGGTCAGACAGGCTCTGGGAAGACGTACACCATGGGGGAGGCCAGTGTGG cctccctccatgAGGATGAGCAGGGCATCATCCCCCGGGCCATGGCCGAGGCCTTCAAGCTCATCGATGAGAACGACCTGCTTGACTGTCTCGTGCACGTGTCCTACCTGGAAGTGTACAAGGAGGAGTTCCGAGACCTGCTCGAGGTGGGCACCGCCAGCCGTGACATCCAGCTCCGGGAGGATGACCGTGGGAATGTTG TGCTGTGTGGGGTGAAGGAAGTGGACGTGGAGGGCCTGGACGAGGTGCTGAGTCTCCTGGAAATGGGCAACGCAGCGCGGCACACAGGCGCCACACACCTCAACCACCTCTCCAGCCGCTCACACACAGTCTTCACGGTGACCCTGGAGCAGCGGGGGCGCACCCCCAGCCGCCTGCCCCGCCCCGCTGCgggccagctcctcctctccAAGTTCCACTTCGTGGACCTGGCGGGCTCGGAGAGGGTGCTCAAGACAGGCAGCACAGGCGAGCGGCTCAAGGAGAGCATCCAGATCAACAGCAGCCTCCTGGCCCTGGGCAATGTCATCAGTGCCCTGGGTGACCCCCAGCGCCGCGGCAGCCACATCCCCTATCGGGACTCCAAGATCACCCG CATCCTCAAAGACTCGCTGGGGGGGAATGCCAAGACGGTGATGATCGCCTGcgtcagcccctcctcctccgaCTTCGACGAGACCCTCAACACCCTCAATTACGCCAGCCGCGCCCAGAACATCCGCAACCGCGCCACCGTCAACTGGCGGCCCGAGGCCGAGCGCGCGCCCGAGGAGGCGGCGGCCGGCGCGCGGGGGCCGCCGCGACACCGCTCGGAGACGCGCATCATCCACCGTGGCCGGCGCGGcccgggccccgccgccgcctccgccgcggccgccgcccgcCTGGGCGCCGAGTGCGCGCGCTACCGGGCCCGCACCGACGCCGCCTACAGTCTCCTGCGCGAGCTGCAGGCCGAGCCTGGGCTGCCCGGCGCCGCCGCCCGCAAGGTGCGCGACTGGCTGTGCGCCGTCGAGGGCGAGCGCAGCGCCCTGAGCTCCGCCTCCGGGCCCGACAGCGGCATCGAGAGCGCCTCGGCCGAGGAGCGGGCCGCGCAGGCGCCCGGCGCGCGCAAGGGGGCCAAGGGCCAG GAAGATGAGGGGGCGCTGCAGCTGCTGGCCCTGCAGAGCCAGGTGGCCCGGCTGGAGGAGGAGAACCGAGACTTTCTGGCCGCGCTGGAGGACGCCATGGAGCAGTACAAACTGCAG AGCGACCGCCTGCGTGAGCAGCAGGAGGAGATGGCGGAGCTGCGGCTGCGGCTAGAGCTGGTGCGGCCTGGCTGGGGTGCCCCGGGGCTCCTGCAGGGCCTGCCTCCGGGGTCCTTTGTGCCCCGGCCTCACACCGCCCCCCTGGGGGGTGCCCACACCCGTGTGCTGGGCATGGTgccccctgcctgccttcctgaagATCAAGTTGACCCTGAGAAttggggagag GTGACAGATGGCAGGGAGGCTGGAGCCAAGGTGCTGGCGGAGGTAGACAGGCTGGGAAGTGGCTCTTCAGCTGCgtcggaggaggaggaggagaaggaggaggaggacctgGCCCGGCGGACCCTGCACCTGCGCAG gaacGGGATCAGCAGGTGCAGCCAGAGGGGGGGACCCCGCCCAGGGAGCCCGCCCGACAGGAAGGGCTCAGAGCTTCACCTTGAGGAGCTGGGCACAGCTATTCCAGGGTCCAGAG TTGCTGGAAGCAAGGCCCACGCTCGGCTGCGCCAGGGCCCCGCTGCCATGGCCTCTGAGTGGCGGCTGGCCCAAGCCCAGCAGAAGATCCGGGAGCTGGCCATCAACATCCGCATGAAGGAGGAGCTCATTGGCGAGCTGGTCCGCACAG GGAAGGCGGCCCAGGCCCTGAACCGCCAGCACAGCCAGCGCATCCGGGAGCTGGAGCAGGAGGCCGAGCGGGTGCGGGCCGAGCTGAGCGAAGGCCAGAGGCAGCTGCGGGAGCTCGAGGGCAAGGAGCCCCAGGACGCTGGCGAGCGGTCCCAGCTGCAGGAGTTCCGCAAGAGGGTTGCTGCCGCCCAGAGCCAGGTGCAG GTGCTGAAGGAGAAGAAGCAGGCGACAGAGCGGCTGGTGTCACTGTCGGCGCAGAGCGAGAGGCGGCTGCAGGAGCTCGAGAGGAACGTGCAGCTCATGCGGCAGCAACAGGGGCAGCTGCAGAGGCGGCTGCGCGAGGAGACAGAGCAGAAGCGGCGCCTGGAGACGGAGATGAACAAGCGGCAGCACCGCGTCAAG GAGCTGGAGCTGAAGCACGAGCAGCAGCAGAAGATCCTGAAGATCAAGACGGAAGAGATTGCAGCGTTCCAGAGGAAGCGGCGCAGCGGCAGCAACGGCTCTGTGGTCAGCCTGGAGCAGCAGCAG ATCGAGGAGCAGAAGAAGTGGCTGGACCAGGAGATGGAGAAGGTCCTGCAGCAGCGGCGGGCgctggaggagctgggggaggagctCCACAAGCGGGAGGCCATCTTGGCCAAGAAGGAGGCCCTGATGCAGGAGAAGACAGGGCTGGAGAGCAAGCGCCTGCGGTCTAGCCAG GCCCTCAACGAGGACATTGTACGCGTGTCCAGTCGGCTGGAACACCTGGAGAAGGAGCTCTCGGAGAAGAGCGGGCAGCTGCGGCAGGGCAGCGCCCAGAGCCAGCAGCAGATCCGTGGGGAGATCGACACTCTGCGCCAGGAGAAGGACTCGCTGCTGAAGCAGCGCCTGGAGATCGACGGCAAGCTGCGACAGGGCAGCCTGCTGTCGCCCGAG GAGGAGCGGACGCTATTCCAGCTGGACGAGGCCATCGAGGCCCTGGACGCAGCCATCGAGTACAAGAACGAGGCCATCACGTGTCGCCAGCGGGTGCTGCGGGCCTCGGCCTCCTTGCTGTCCCAGTGTGAGATGAACCTCATGGCCAAGCTCAGCTACCTCTCGTCCTCCGAGACCAGGGCCCTGCTCTGCAAGTACTTTGACAAG GTGGTGACGCTCCGAGAggagcagcaccagcagcaggtTGCCTTCTCGGAGCTGGAGATGCAGGTCGAGGAGCAGCAGAGGCTGGTCTACTGGCTGGAGGTGGCCCTGGAGCGGCAGCGCCTGGAGATGGACCGCCAGCTGACCCTCCAGCAGAAGGAGCACGAGCAGAACATCCAGCTCCTCCTGCAGCAGAGTCGAG ACCACTTTGGTGAAGGGTTAGCAGACAGCAAGAGGCTGTATGAGACGAGGATCCAAGCtctggagagggagctgggccGCCACATGTGGATAAACCAGGAGCTGAAACAGAAGCTCGGTAGCTTGAGTGCTGCGAGCCAGAGCAGGG GTGGCGAGAAGAGGACCCCGTGCCTGGAGAACAGACAGCCGCCTGGAAGTGAAGATGAGCTCCACCCAGCACCTGAGCTTTGGCAGTGCCCCCTCACTGAGGGCGCCCCCCGAGCCCGGGAGGAGATGCGGGACTTGGTCCACGCACCGTTACCGCTGACGTGGAGACGCTCGAGCCTGTGCGGTGGCGAGGAGCAGGGTTCCTCTGAGGAGCTGCGGCCACGGGAGGCCGAACCCCTGGCGGGGCGGGTGCTCCCCATGGGTGAGGGCGGGCTGCCCTGGAACCTTGGGCCATTGCCCAAGCCCCGGCGCGAACTGCGGAGAGCCAGCCCGGGGATGATCGATGTCCGGAGAAACCCGCTCTAG